One window of Camelina sativa cultivar DH55 chromosome 4, Cs, whole genome shotgun sequence genomic DNA carries:
- the LOC104784298 gene encoding uncharacterized protein LOC104784298, translating to MANVTKLIPTNYLMWKLQVSGYGLLGYLDGSIVIPSATTTTNDVTLPNPEFDLWKRQDNLLYSSLLGFISLSVQPLLSRITSSAAIWTTLAETYTQPSRGHVQQLRDQLRLWKKADRTIDEYFQGLTTHFDTLANLGKPMDHEDQIELILDGLPDDYRLIVDHIESRDAPPSLAYVHERLLNREARLLFVSAAVPSLLLVTTNVATIATTTTTTTIPTTTTLVTMPTTTGSDTHQIMVLTTISEVLTPIKRHSSSSCLSQQSPFTPWQPLANLAIGSPYNADLWVLDSGATHHLTSDLQNLALHRPYTGGEDVVIGDGSGLLITHTGSTILSTLSKSFELENVLCVPNIHKNLIYVYRFCNANQVSIKFFPAWFQVKDLSTRVRLLQDQTKNDLYEWPISASQAAAFYASPTPKTTLSSWHARLGHPSASVLQTIVSRFSLPLSSSASAPLSCSECLLNKTHKLSFASSFITSVRPLQYLFTDVWTSPVASVDNFKYYLILVDHFTRYTWFYPLRNKSVIQSVFKAFKPLVENHFWETTQTLYSDNGGEYIALRGYLASHGISHYTTPPHTLEHNGISERKHRHIVETGLALLSQASMPLRYWSYAFSTAVYLINRLPTPSLSDISPYHKLFAVPPNYNKLRVFGCACFPWLRPYTSHKLDARSKRCVFLGYSLTQSAYCCLDVQSGRVYVSRHVQFLEIDFPFRCSVLAPATSDNGLTPTASVIPLVQSFAPCLDPHHPSLSPSQSTSSANTTTVPATPLPLNASPPLVLSPAVSSPSPVNLSSPISSSSISSPSSSKPTAPTENGPQPTAHTLQPPPNSVPQLNNSHQTQTQTRVHQQNSVTDQNDSSTSPSSPTRSVTSDSSSSSNTHSAPANAQAPPPPPTNIHPMSTKAKTGISKPNKRYLLTASLPSTQNGTPHY from the exons ATGGCCAATGTCACCAAGCTCATTCCCACAAATTATCTAATGTGGAAACTCCAAGTTTCTGGCTATGGTTTGCTTGGTTATCTCGATGGATCCATCGTGATTCCATCTGCCACTACCACCACCAACGACGTCACGCTACCCAATCCCGAGTTTGATCTTTGGAAACGTCAAGATAATCTGCTGTATAGTTCCCTCTTGGGGTTTATCTCCCTTTCCGTGCAGCCACTTCTCTCTCGGATTACTTCCTCCGCTGCGATCTGGACAACTCTAGCTGAGACCTACACTCAGCCAAGTCGTGGTCATGTTCAACAATTGCGTGATCAGCTCAGACTGTGGAAGAAAGCTGATCGTACCATCGATGAATATTTTCAGGGTCTTACCACTCATTTTGACACTCTTGCTAACCTTGGCAAACCGATGGATCATGAAGATCAGATTGAGCTCATTCTTGATGGTCTTCCAGATGACTATCGTCTCATTGTTGATCATATTGAGAGTCGTGATGCTCCACCTTCACTTGCCTATGTGCATGAACGCTTGCTTAACCGAGAAGCTCGTCTTCTCTTTGTCTCGGCTGCGGTTCCGTCATTGCTTCTTGTCACGACTAACGTTGCCACCatcgcaacaacaacaacaacaacaacaattccaACAACAACTACACTCGTCACAATGCCAACAACAACAGGCAGCGATACTCACCAAATAATGGTTCTCACAACAATCAGCGAGGTTCTCACCCCTATCAAG CgtcactcctcctcctcctgcttGTCGCAGCAGAGTCCGTTTACACCATGGCAACCCCTTGCCAATCTAGCGATTGGTTCTCCTTACAATGCTGATCTGTGGGTTCTGGACAGTGGAGCTACTCATCACCTCACCTCTGACCTGCAGAATCTTGCCTTGCACCGTCCCTACACTGGTGGTGAAGATGTTGTGATTGGTGATGGATCTGGTCTTCTCATCACACATACGGGTTCAACAATCCTCTCTACTCTTTCTAAATCTTTTGAGTTGGAAAACGTTTTATGTGTTCCCAATATACATAAAAATCTCATTTATGTTTACCGGTTCTGTAATGCTAATCAAGTCTCCATTAAATTCTTTCCGGCTTGGTTTCAAGTGAAGGATCTCAGCACGAGGGTCCGGTTACTCCAAGACCAAACTAAAAATGATTTGTACGAGTGGCCAATCTCCGCATCTCAAGCTGCTGCGTTCTATGCTTCACCAACTCCAAAGACGACTCTTTCTTCTTGGCATGCCCGTCTTGGTCATCCGTCCGCTTCGGTGCTACAAACAATAGTCTCTCGTTTTTCTTTACCATTGTCTTCTTCTGCTTCAGCTCCTTTGTCTTGTTCGGAGTGTCTCCTTAATAAAACTCACAAGTTATCATTTGCATCTTCTTTTATTACCTCAGTTCGACCACTTCAATATTTGTTcactgatgtttggacatcaccTGTTGCCTCTGTTGACAATTTTAAGTATTATCTTATACTTGTGGACCATTTTACAAGGTACACATGGTTTTATCCCCTACGAAACAAATCTGTTATTCAGAGTGTGTTCAAAGCATTCAAACCTCTGGTTGAAAATCATTTTTGGGAAACGACTCAAACCTTATATTCTGATAATGGTGGTGAGTATATCGCTCTCCGTGGCTATCTCGCTTCCCATGGCATCTCTCACTACACTACCCCGCCGCATACCCTGGAGCACAATGGTATTTCTGAGAGAAAACATCGTCATATTGTCGAAACTGGTCTTGCTTTACTTTCACAAGCTTCCATGCCTCTCCGCTACTGGTCATATGCCTTCTCCACTGCGGTCTATCTCATCAATCGACTCCCAACTCCGAGTTTGTCCGACATCTCACCCTATCATAAACTCTTTGCGGTACCACCAAATTACAACAAGTTACGAGTTTTTGGTTGTGCTTGCTTTCCCTGGCTTCGTCCATATACAAGTCACAAGCTCGATGCTCGCTCCAAACGGTGTGTCTTCCTTGGTTATTCATTAACTCAAAGTGCCTACTGCTGTCTCGATGTTCAATCTGGTCGTGTCTATGTCTCAAGGCATGTTCAATTCCTCGAGATTGACTTCCCCTTCCGCTGTTCTGTCCTTGCTCCTGCTACATCTGATAATGGTCTCACACCGACCGCATCTGTCATTCCGCTCGTACAATCGTTCGCCCCGTGCTTAGATCCTCACCACCCCTCTCTATCTCCATCGCAATCCACATCATCCGCCAATACCACCACTGTTCCAGCAACTCCTTTGCCGCTCAACGCCTCTCCTCCTTTGGTTCTATCTCCGGCGGTCTCTTCGCCCTCTCCGGTAAATCTTTCGTCTCCTATCTCTTCCTCTTCGAtatcttctccatcttcctctAAGCCTACTGCTCCCACAGAAAATGGGCCGCAACCCACGGCCCATACCTTACAACCACCTCCAAATTCGGTCCCACAACTAAATAACTCTCACCAGACCCAAACACAAACACGAGTCCACCAACAAAATTCAGTCACTGACCAAAATGATTCTTCAACCTCACCTTCGTCCCCTACCCGATCTGTAACTTCCGATTCATCGTCTTCCTCCAACACACACTCTGCTCCGGCCAATGCTCaagcaccaccaccaccaccaaccaaCATACATCCCATGTCTACGAAGGCAAAGACAGGTATTTCAAAGCCGAATAAGCGCTATTTACTCACGGCATCTCTTCCTTCAACACAAAACGGAACCCCACACTATTAG